A stretch of DNA from Nitrososphaerota archaeon:
CTACATCCATGTTCTTTTGAGCGTATCTAATGATGCCGCCTAGTTCATGGTCGTTAATTGATTTGATAACTGTTGGAACAAAAACAACTGTTGTACCAGTCTTTCTGCAACTATCTAATGCAAATGGGATCTCCCAGTGGTTCTTTGGATTTGTTCTTGCAGTGACGCCATCGAAGCTCAGATACAAATTGTTGCATCCTGCTAGTCTTACTTCTCTTGCTGCCTCTGGGTCTAGTGCATGTCTGATTCCGTTTGTGTTCATCTGTACATGATCAACACCTTCTTGCTTCATAATTTTGATTAAATCGGTAATATCATCTCGTAGCATCGGTTCTCCACCAGTAATCTGAATAGAGTTTCCTGGAATTGGTCGCTCTGCTTTGAGGGTTTTCATCATTGCACGAACTTGATCATGTGATGGTTCGTACATGTATGCACCTTCAAGGCCCTTCTTTACGTAAAAGAAGCAGTACCAGCATGTCAGGTCACACCTGTTGGTTACAATCATGTTTGCAAGACCACTATGTGATAGGTGATTAGAACATAAACCGCAATTATTTGGACATGAACATTTCTCAATCATTACGTTTGGTGCATGTGCGCCCTTGCCGTCAGCCCAATAGGTGCTGAACTTTTTGTACATTTCATAAGAGCCAAAGTACAATTCTTCACATTCACCGTGTGTTGGGCATGTTTTGCTCATAAAGACGCGTCCGTCCCGCTCAAAGACCTCTGCATCCAAAATCATGTTACAGTCAGGGCAGATGCTCTGGGTGAATCTGATTGTGGATTTCTTTCCAAGCGTCTTTGTCGAGTTTCTTGAGAGCTGAATTAGCGACATGTACTAGTTGCAGTTTTTCGAATTGATATTTAATGTATTTCCCACCCTGCCCCGTGGTATTTGGTAGATTGATCGGTTCTGTGTTTAAATACTGAAAAACTACGCATTAGATCTGATGAACATTTCGGATAACACACGTAAGTCGCTTGAAAAGATCGGCCTGACAAGCTATGAGATCAGGACATATTCTTCTTTACTAAAAGGGGGTGAGCTTACCGCGTCTGATCTGAGCCAAAAGTCAGGCGTGCCATATTCCAAGATTTATGAGGTACTCGGATCGCTTGAGGAAAAAGGCTGGATCGGCTCTGACGATTCCAGACCCACAAAATATTTTTCAAAATCCCCGGCAACTGCGCTAGAGGCAACAAAGCAAAAGATAGAATCTGATTTTAAGGAAAATGAGAATATTGTTTTGCGGGAACTGGTGCCATTATACGAAAAAAGCGGCGTAAGTGAGAGGCCTGACATCTGGGTTTTATCAGGCATAATGAATATTGCATCGAAAATCCTAGAGATGGTTGATTCTTGCAGAAATGAGGTATTGATCGCCCTGCCAAAGGCAAACGAGATGTTAGTAAAGCAGGCATTGCCGAAATTGCGCCAGCTACATGACAAAGGTGTTGTAATTACAATATTGATGTCAGATGAGATGGACAGGGAGTCGCTCAAGGCTTTGGCCAGAGTATCCACAGTCAAGGTCAAAAAAGGTCTGTTTGGGGGAGGAATAATTTCGGACAAGCGCTATGTGGTGATTTTGCTTGGTCCAATCAACGATGCCTCAGAAGGAGAGGCAGTAGCCATTTGGGCAGACCATGCAGGTTTGGCTGTCTTTGCAAGGGAATACTTTGAATATTTGCTCAAAGATGCAAAGGGTGTATCATAATGGATTCGACAAATGATGAGATACTGTTCGTCGGAACTGCCGAGGCAGAACATGTTGAAATGTACCTAAAAGCAATCTGGCACATCAAGGAGAGAAACGAGCCAGTCAAGATCAGTACAATTGCCAAGATGCTAAATGTCAGGCAGCCAAGCGTAGTCCAGATGCTAAAAAAGCTA
This window harbors:
- a CDS encoding TrmB family transcriptional regulator, which gives rise to MNISDNTRKSLEKIGLTSYEIRTYSSLLKGGELTASDLSQKSGVPYSKIYEVLGSLEEKGWIGSDDSRPTKYFSKSPATALEATKQKIESDFKENENIVLRELVPLYEKSGVSERPDIWVLSGIMNIASKILEMVDSCRNEVLIALPKANEMLVKQALPKLRQLHDKGVVITILMSDEMDRESLKALARVSTVKVKKGLFGGGIISDKRYVVILLGPINDASEGEAVAIWADHAGLAVFAREYFEYLLKDAKGVS